Within the Desulfovibrio sp. genome, the region GCTTTCGCCCGTGTGCCAGGCCTATGCCTGCCTGACCAAACCCCTGAGCTTCAACGTGTTTCTTGAAACTTTGGAAGCTGCAGTCCGTGAGTGCCGCGAGACCGCGTCTCGTGAAGGAGGCCGCGCATGAATACCAGTCAATGTACGGCCCGCCTGCTGGCGTCAGCAGTGCACGACATGCGCAACGTGCTTGCGGTGATTCGTGAATCCGCCGGTCTTGCACAGGATCTGGCGGCCCTGGCTGACTCTTCCGCCGCCAGGAACGGCGGCGGCGCTTTGGCGGGAAAACAGCGGCTTGAAGCCGCCCTGGCCGAGGCGCAACGCTCTGTAGGGCAGGGAGCCGCCCTGGCCGAGGCCATGGACTATCTGGCCCAGTCCGGCGGTGCGGAAAGCGGCGAACACAGCGGCCCGTGTGATCTGGCCCGCGTGAACCGCAGCTTTTGCCTGCTGGCAGGCCGTCAGGCCCGCGCGGCGCAAATCGGCCTTGTGAGCGGCGAATGCTCGGAGCCAGTGTGGGCGTCTGTGCCGCCCATGGACGTGCTGCGCGCCCTGCTTGAAATTTTCGACCTCTGCGCTTCGGTGGGCGGTCAGGTGCAACTGCGTTTCACCGCCGGACGTCGCCAGAAGGAAGAAGGTATTGTGGTGGAAGTGCTGGAAGGAGCCAACAGGGAATTGGCTCTGGCTGCCATGACGGGCAGTCCCATGCTCAGCGGCATGCGCCCCGGCTGGCGGGCCGCGCTCATGCCCTGGCGAGAGCAGGGGCCGCGCTTCTTTCTTTCACTTTCCGCCTGCGACTCAGATGCAGCATAACCGGTTCCGGCTGATGCCCGGGCCTTCAAGGAGAGTTCCATGACCAAGGAAGACATCAAAATTCTGCTGGTGGACGATGAAAAGCAGTTCGTGGATACGCTGGCCGAGCGCCTTGCCATGCGTGGCTTTGCTGCAAGGGTGGCTTATGATGGCCCTGAAGCCCTGCAGGCGGTGGAGCAGGCCACGGACGTCATAGTGCTTGACCTGCGCATGCCCGGCATGGACGGCTTTGAAGTGCTGCGCAATGTGAAAAAGAGCAACCCGCAGGTGCAGGTGATCATCCTGACCGGGCACGGCGGCGATGCCGAAGAGCAGACCGCCTACCGTATGGGCGCGTACAATTTCCTGCGCAAGCCCATGGACATTGACGAACTGCTCAGCAGCATCCGCATGGCCTACCGCGACAAGCTGGAAAACGCCATGGTGGCGGTATCGCTGGCAGAAGGCGGCGATTTTGATTCCGCCCGCGATGTCATGAATGAAAAGGATATTATGCAGGATCACGAAAAATAGACAGCGGCGGTTTGATCTGACCGCCGCGCAGGAGCGGCCATGCGCGTGCTGATTGTTGATGACGAGTCGGCGTTTGCCGGGCCTCTGGCCCAGCGTCTGAGCCTGCGCGGCATGGAAACGCGCACGGCCCATGATGCCGGTGAAGCCTTGAAGGTTTTGCACGACTGGCCTGCGGAACTGGTGTTTCTTGATGTGGGCCTGCCCGGCATGGACGGTGTGGCGCTGCTCAAGATCATGCGCGAAAAACACCCGCAGACGGATGTGGTCATGCTCTCCGGGGCCGCAGATATGGGCAAGGCGGTGCAGGCCATGCGCCGGGGGGCTTTCAACTGGCTTTCCAAGCCCGTAGACCTTGAACAGGTGCTGGAAGAATGCCGCAAGGCGCAAGAGCGCGCAGCCGTCCGGCAGGAAGCAGCCCGGCTGGCGGAAGCCGCGCGCTGGCGCAGCCTGGGCCGCGTGGCGGAAGGTGTGGCCCACGAGGTGAACAACCCGCTGAATATCGTGGTGCAGGCCGCCGGGCTCATCAAGGACTGCCTGGAGGAGCCAGAGGCGCAGGCCCTGCCGGATATTGACGAGCTGCGCGAGGCCGTCAACACCATCCGCACGCAAAGCCTGCGCGTGCGCGAGATAACCCGCAAGCTGCTCATGGTCGGGCATGGGCTGGACGCGCGCACGGGCCCCCTGGACGTCGCGGCCATCATTGGCGAAGTTACGGAGCTGTTGCGCCACAGGATTGATGCCACCGGCCTGCAGTGTCTGGTTGATCTTTCAGGCGCCCGCCTGCCTGAGGAGCAACGCCAGGCGGACGACCTGACCGTCGAAGACGAGTTGCGGCCCTGGGGGTCTGCGCCGGAGTTGCGGCAAATATTTTTGCATCTGTTTGAAAATGCTCTGGATGCCATGCCCCACGGCGGTGTTGTGCGCGTAACGGCCAAGGTAAGGCGTGACGGCCAGGGCAGGAGCTGGTATGATTTACTGGTGGCTGACACCGGGCCTGGCATAGCGCCGGACATAATGCCCCATATTTTTGAACCGTTCTTCAGTTCGCGTGCCCTTCAAAGCGGATGCGGCAGTCATGACCAATACCATGACAGTCCCAGCGGCAGCGCCATGCGCCCCGGCTCTGCAGCACAATCCCATATGGGCCGCTATGCGGGTCTCGGCCTTGCCGTGGCCCGTTCACTGGCGCACGCGCGCGGTGGTGAACTCTCCGCCGCAAACAGCCAGGAAGGCGGGGCAGTCTTCTGCCTCAGTCTCCCCTTGGCGCAAATGCCCTCAGCCACCGGTCAGGCTGCGGGCGACCGCT harbors:
- a CDS encoding HAMP domain-containing histidine kinase, coding for MNTSQCTARLLASAVHDMRNVLAVIRESAGLAQDLAALADSSAARNGGGALAGKQRLEAALAEAQRSVGQGAALAEAMDYLAQSGGAESGEHSGPCDLARVNRSFCLLAGRQARAAQIGLVSGECSEPVWASVPPMDVLRALLEIFDLCASVGGQVQLRFTAGRRQKEEGIVVEVLEGANRELALAAMTGSPMLSGMRPGWRAALMPWREQGPRFFLSLSACDSDAA
- a CDS encoding response regulator, whose amino-acid sequence is MTKEDIKILLVDDEKQFVDTLAERLAMRGFAARVAYDGPEALQAVEQATDVIVLDLRMPGMDGFEVLRNVKKSNPQVQVIILTGHGGDAEEQTAYRMGAYNFLRKPMDIDELLSSIRMAYRDKLENAMVAVSLAEGGDFDSARDVMNEKDIMQDHEK
- a CDS encoding hybrid sensor histidine kinase/response regulator, producing the protein MRVLIVDDESAFAGPLAQRLSLRGMETRTAHDAGEALKVLHDWPAELVFLDVGLPGMDGVALLKIMREKHPQTDVVMLSGAADMGKAVQAMRRGAFNWLSKPVDLEQVLEECRKAQERAAVRQEAARLAEAARWRSLGRVAEGVAHEVNNPLNIVVQAAGLIKDCLEEPEAQALPDIDELREAVNTIRTQSLRVREITRKLLMVGHGLDARTGPLDVAAIIGEVTELLRHRIDATGLQCLVDLSGARLPEEQRQADDLTVEDELRPWGSAPELRQIFLHLFENALDAMPHGGVVRVTAKVRRDGQGRSWYDLLVADTGPGIAPDIMPHIFEPFFSSRALQSGCGSHDQYHDSPSGSAMRPGSAAQSHMGRYAGLGLAVARSLAHARGGELSAANSQEGGAVFCLSLPLAQMPSATGQAAGDRSPGGGL